GATACGTGTGTCCATCGGCTGATTGACCTGCTTCTTGTACGTGGCCAGTGACGGTGTACCCTCTTGAAATCTGAGAATATGCGTCACGTTGGGAATCTCATGGTATTCAAAATCACTATTCACAAGTTCTGCCATCTTCACTAGGTCTGAAGGGTCTACCTGAATATCCTTGGAGCCCGTAATAGCCAGAGCCGGTATCTTCATGCGAGACAAATCCGGTGCCGGGTCGTAGTCTATGAACTCACGCAACCATTTGGCGTTCAACCTCGCGACAAGCTGCACACGGTACGAGTCCTTCGTAGACCGTTTAATCTTGTCCATCTGTTTCTGCTGTGCCTTGGCAATATCGATACGCAGCAATTTGATTAATAATCCGTTCAGTCCTTTCATACCGGCGGCAACCTGTCGGGTTTGCCACCTCAATATGTCTTCGCCGCGCTGTGCTGCTCCGGCCAGAAGGACGGCTCCTGCTACGTCAACACCCTGTCCGGCCAGCCTGACAGCAATCAACGCACCCTCGCTGTGACCTAGCAGGAATACTGCTCCGGGTTTAATTTCCTTGTTGGACTTGACGTAATCCAGCGCCGCCAGAGTGTCTGTAGTATTGTCAGAGAACCCGGTAGTCCAGTAATCACCTTCGCTGGCACCGACACCCCTTTTATCAAACCTCAGGCTGGCAATTCCCTCCCCGGCAAACAAAATGGCAAATTCACGGAACAGGTTAATAGGAAACTTTTTGTGGTTTTCATTCCGGTCGACCTGTCCGGAGCCGGCAATAAACAAAACTGCCGGGAAAGGTCCCCTCGAATCCGGCATCGCCAGAGTGCCATACAAATTAAGGGCTTCCGATTTAAAGGATACCTCTTGCTCAATCATATGAACTATCCCTCTGCCCCCACATTTCACCCCAGCTTCATGACCTTGATTAGCTCCTGCACCGACTTTGCCGAGTCCGTCAGAGCGTCTTTCTCTTCGGCCGTAAGCTGCAACTCGATTACCTGTTCAACACCACTGCGGCCCAGCTTCACCGGTACGCTGATGACGGTGTCCGTTACACCGTACTCTCCATCCAGGCGTACCGCACAGGGCAGAATCCTCTTCTTATCGAGCAGGACTGCCTCCACCATCTGGGCAATCGCCGCTGAGGGTGCGTAGAAGGCGCTCCCGGTCTTGAGCAGCCCGACAATCTCCGCTCCACCGCCGACGGTACGTTCCACCAGCCGGTCAACGGTCTCCGCGGGCAGGATTTCGGTTATCGGGGTGCCGTTGACCGTGGTCAGGCGGGGGACAAGCACCATGCTGCGGCCGTGCTCTCCCAGGACGCAGGCAGCCACATCCTCGACGGATACATCGAGCTCCTCGGCAATGAAGCTGCTCAATCGGGCGGTATCGAGGACACCGGACAGGCCGAATACGCGGTTCCGGTTGAACCCGCTCTCATGAAGGGCCAGGTAGACCATGGCATCGACCGGATTTGTGGCCACGATAACCACGCAGTCCGGTGACTGGCTGACGGTATTCCGGGTAACCGCAGCAATAATCTCCTTGTTGGTCAGAAGCAGGTCGTCACGACTCATACCCGGTTTCCGGGCCACGCCGGAAGTGATTACCACCACGTCCGAACCGGCGGTCTCTGCATAGCTGTTGGTGCCTGTCAGACAGGTGTCGAACCCGAGCACCGGGCCCGATTCCTGGATATCCAGCGCTTTCCCCTGGGGCAGCCCCTCGACAATATCGAGCAGGGTAATATCGGCGTAGTCGCGCTCGGCAATACGCTGCGCACAGGAAGAACCAACGTTACCGGCACCAATGATACTGACCTTGAAACGATTGCTCATCGACTTTCCTTTCTTCATTTGTGGATATCCTCCTAATTCTACTATTTTCCTCTCCGGTGGGCAATAGGCTACACTGTCATTCTGAGCTTACCTGCTGGTTTTACCAGCAGGCCACAGCCGAAGAATCTCTCTCTGTCATTCTGAGCTTACCTGCTGGTTTTGCCAGCAGGCCACAGCCGAAGAATCTGGGGGAGGGGTCTTAGATTCTGTGCCGCTGCTAGAGCGGCCCTCCTCTGCGTTCTGTTCAGAATTACAGGAAAGAACGGGGAGTCAAAGAGGGGTTTCGCCCCTTCTGAGGGGCGCCCCCTCTATAAAATCTCTTCCCCTTCCCTTTATCGAAGGGGAAGGCACCGCCCCTTCTGAGGGGCGCCCCATCTGGGCCGCACGGGGATAGGTTTACCATATTATTGTGAAGAAAGGTCTGGCATCCTTCTGATCACTGGACATAACTACCTTTTAGATAGACATAACACGAGAAACAATTCACACTCGGTTAGCCTCGATTTGTTTCCCGTTATTTCTTTTTTTTGTCTGGTTTGTCGCCATTGGCCCTGTCTGTCACTGGTGTACCGGACGAGTGCGATTCCTTGGCAACGGGGGCCAATCGGCTTATCAAGCCGGACGCACTCAGCTTGACAAGCCGAGCGCAATCGGCGAAAATCTTACCGGACTGTACTCGGGAGTGGACAGGCAGCATAAGCTACCTGTCCACTAATTTCATGACAGGGGGAAAGTAATGCAGCAAGCGCTGACCGACCTCACGGTGCTGGACCTCACTCATTATGTGGCCGGCCCGTACTGCACCAAGCTCCTGGCCGATTACGGTGCAAAGGTCATCAAGATTGAGAAGCCCGGTGCTGGTGACGGGGCGCGGCGACTGGGCCCCTTCTACGGAGATGACCCCCACCCTGAGAAGAGCGGCCTTTTCCTCCACCTGAACACCAACAAGAAAGGAATCACCCTCAACCTGAAGACCGCTACCGGCACCAGGATATTTAGTGAGCTTCTCAAAGACGCACACATACTGGTAGAGAACTTTTCACCGAGGGTGATGCCCGGTCTGGGCCTGGATTATGAGACCCTGGACAGTACCAACCCGGGGCTGGTGATGACGTCCATCTCCAACTTCGGACAGACCGGCCCCTACCGTGATTATGTGGCAACAGAGCTGGTCAGTTTCGCCATGGGCGTTCATATGTACAACGAAGGCGAACCAGACCGTGAACCGCTGCGGTTCCCCGGTTACAAGTCGCAATACCTGGCGGGGACACACGCTGCCGCGGTCACCATGGGAGCCTACTTCGGGAGCAAGGCAACCGGAGCCGGCCAGCATGTGGACGTCTCCATCATGGAGTGCATGGTGGCTCCCCCGGAAGGGGCGGCCGTACTGATGGGCTATGCGTTCTCGGGAGCGCAGGCAGGCAGGCAGGGGTCCCGCAGAGAGGGGTCTTTCCCGTGGGGCGTCTACCCATGCAAGGACGGCCATATCTTCGTCTACGGGATAGTCGGTTTCTTCTGGCCACGCATCGCTGCCTGGATGGGGATGCCCGGGCTGGTTGAGGACGAGAGATTTGCCACTCCGGAAGCCAGGAGAGAGCACCACAGTGATTTTGATGCCATTTTCCTGCCCTGGCTACTGGAGCACACTCGTGACGAGCTGTTTCACTCGGCGCAGGCGCAGCGGCTACCGGTTACACCCGTATACGCCATAGATGAAGTCCTCAAGGACGCCCAGTTCAACGCCCGCGGTTTCTTTCAGGAGATAGAACATCCCGTTATCGGAAGGGCTACCTACCCCGGACTACCGTTCAAGCTGCCGGAGACGCCGACGATGCCGCAGAAACCGGCACCCTTGCTCGGCGAGCATAATTATGAAGTCTACTGTGAGCGGCTGGGGTACAGTCGCCAGGACCTGGTGCGACTGCGCGAGATGAATATCATCTAAACGGTCTCTATTAATTCAGCAGGAGGTACCTATGTCCCGACTACCCCTGGAAGGTATCAAGGTTATCGACCACGGCATTGTCTATACCGGAACGGCGGCCAACACGCTACTCGCCGATATGGGCGCTGAGGTCATAAGGGTAGAGTCCATCGGGCGCTTTCCCGCCATGACCAGAGGTTACCGCCCCCGGCCGGCACCCGGGCTGGAGGAATATCCGGGTTATGTAGACGGCGAGCCTGGCGACAGGCCCTGGGACCGCTGGTTCCAGTTGCACGCCATGAACCGTAACAAGCTCGGCATAACCCTGGAGCTGAACCGACCCGAAGGGATTGAAGTATACCATAAGCTGGTGCGGCGTGGCGACGTTATCATCGAGAACTTCTCCCAGGGCACCATGGAGCGGTTGGGACTGGGCTACGAGGCACTTAAAGGGGTGAAGCAGGATATCATCATGATTTCGGCGTCCGGTCTGGGGAAGGAAGGCCCCTACAAGGGATACAGCACCTTCGGCACCAACCTTGATGCCATAACCGGCATGACAGTGCTCCGGGGCTACCCCGGGTCCGACCTCACCGAGCGGGACCCGATTCCGGTCTGGACCGACAACGTGGCCGCCAGTACGGTAGCCTTCGCCGCTCTGGTTGCACTGCAGTACCGTGAGAAGACCGGCAAGGGACAGTTCATTGACCTTTCCCAGGCGGAGGGCTTTCTCCCCCACATGGGCGAGACCCTGATGGACTACACCATGAACGGGAGAATCGGCGAGGCCATCGGCAATCGTGACCCCTCGAATGCGCCGCAGGGCTGCTACCGCTGTCGTGGTGAGGACCGGTGGGTCACCATCTCCGTCACGTCGGACGAGGAGTGGCAGGCTTTTTGCAGGGTACTGGGTAACCCTCCCTGGACAGAGGATGAACGCTTCACCGACGTGCTCTGTCGCTGGGCAAACCAGGATGAGATGGACAGGCACATCGAGCAATGGACGGTACAGCACAACCCGTACGAAGTCATGTATATCCTCCAGGCTGCGGGAGTGGCCGCCGGTCCGATGCTCACACCCGCCGACGAGTACAGCGA
This portion of the Dehalococcoidales bacterium genome encodes:
- a CDS encoding CoA transferase — its product is MQQALTDLTVLDLTHYVAGPYCTKLLADYGAKVIKIEKPGAGDGARRLGPFYGDDPHPEKSGLFLHLNTNKKGITLNLKTATGTRIFSELLKDAHILVENFSPRVMPGLGLDYETLDSTNPGLVMTSISNFGQTGPYRDYVATELVSFAMGVHMYNEGEPDREPLRFPGYKSQYLAGTHAAAVTMGAYFGSKATGAGQHVDVSIMECMVAPPEGAAVLMGYAFSGAQAGRQGSRREGSFPWGVYPCKDGHIFVYGIVGFFWPRIAAWMGMPGLVEDERFATPEARREHHSDFDAIFLPWLLEHTRDELFHSAQAQRLPVTPVYAIDEVLKDAQFNARGFFQEIEHPVIGRATYPGLPFKLPETPTMPQKPAPLLGEHNYEVYCERLGYSRQDLVRLREMNII
- a CDS encoding alpha/beta fold hydrolase — encoded protein: MIEQEVSFKSEALNLYGTLAMPDSRGPFPAVLFIAGSGQVDRNENHKKFPINLFREFAILFAGEGIASLRFDKRGVGASEGDYWTTGFSDNTTDTLAALDYVKSNKEIKPGAVFLLGHSEGALIAVRLAGQGVDVAGAVLLAGAAQRGEDILRWQTRQVAAGMKGLNGLLIKLLRIDIAKAQQKQMDKIKRSTKDSYRVQLVARLNAKWLREFIDYDPAPDLSRMKIPALAITGSKDIQVDPSDLVKMAELVNSDFEYHEIPNVTHILRFQEGTPSLATYKKQVNQPMDTRI
- a CDS encoding CoA transferase, with amino-acid sequence MSRLPLEGIKVIDHGIVYTGTAANTLLADMGAEVIRVESIGRFPAMTRGYRPRPAPGLEEYPGYVDGEPGDRPWDRWFQLHAMNRNKLGITLELNRPEGIEVYHKLVRRGDVIIENFSQGTMERLGLGYEALKGVKQDIIMISASGLGKEGPYKGYSTFGTNLDAITGMTVLRGYPGSDLTERDPIPVWTDNVAASTVAFAALVALQYREKTGKGQFIDLSQAEGFLPHMGETLMDYTMNGRIGEAIGNRDPSNAPQGCYRCRGEDRWVTISVTSDEEWQAFCRVLGNPPWTEDERFTDVLCRWANQDEMDRHIEQWTVQHNPYEVMYILQAAGVAAGPMLTPADEYSDPHLNERGFFQEVTHREAGTHRYPGMFFKYSKTPADIRTPPNCLGEHNDYVYGELLGMSREEITRLSELGVIGTEYLEGV
- the mdh gene encoding malate dehydrogenase, which codes for MKKGKSMSNRFKVSIIGAGNVGSSCAQRIAERDYADITLLDIVEGLPQGKALDIQESGPVLGFDTCLTGTNSYAETAGSDVVVITSGVARKPGMSRDDLLLTNKEIIAAVTRNTVSQSPDCVVIVATNPVDAMVYLALHESGFNRNRVFGLSGVLDTARLSSFIAEELDVSVEDVAACVLGEHGRSMVLVPRLTTVNGTPITEILPAETVDRLVERTVGGGAEIVGLLKTGSAFYAPSAAIAQMVEAVLLDKKRILPCAVRLDGEYGVTDTVISVPVKLGRSGVEQVIELQLTAEEKDALTDSAKSVQELIKVMKLG